The proteins below come from a single Cannabis sativa cultivar Pink pepper isolate KNU-18-1 chromosome 3, ASM2916894v1, whole genome shotgun sequence genomic window:
- the LOC115711243 gene encoding peroxidase 21, with amino-acid sequence MGSNRLYCSSLTFIILLLSISIQCHSGKSEVLKVNYYNESCPKAEEIIRQEVIKLYNEHGNTAVSWVRNLFHDCMVKSCDASVLLETWNGIESEKKSGRSFGMRNFKYVNTIKAAVENECPLTVSCADIVALSARDGIVMLGGPRIEMKTGRKDSKESHLTLVEDSIPNHNDSISLVLSRFQSVGIDIQATVALLGAHSVGRVHCVNLVDRLYPTVDPSLDPTYAEYLKRRCPSPNPDPNAVLYARNDRETPMILDNNYFKNILKHKGLLLVDEQLTSDPSTLPFVQKMAADNDYFHDQFSRAIQLLSENNPLSEDLGQIRKDCRFVNK; translated from the exons ATGGGCTCAAATAGGCTCTACTGCTCTTCCTTAACCTTCATAATATTGCTCCTTTCCATTTCCATACAATGTCATTCAG ggaaaagtgAAGTACTCAAAGTAAATTACTATAATGAAAGTTGCCCAAAAGCAGAAGAAATCATAAGGCAAGAGGTTATCAAATTGTACAATGAACATGGTAACACAGCTGTTTCTTGGGTTAGAAATCTCTTCCACGATTGCATGGTCAAG TCATGTGATGCATCTGTATTGCTAGAGACATGGAATGGGATTGAATCAGAGAAGAAATCAGGAAGGAGTTTTGGGATGAGAAACTTTAAGTATGTAAACACCATCAAAGCTGCAGTTGAAAATGAATGCCCTCTTACTGTTTCATGTGCTGATATTGTTGCTCTTTCTGCTAGAGATGGCATTGTCAtg TTAGGAGGACCAAGAATAGAAATGAAAACGGGAAGAAAGGACAGTAAAGAAAGCCATTTGACATTAGTGGAAGATTCCATTCCTAATCATAACGATTCCATTTCTTTGGTGCTTTCACGATTTCAGTCAGTTGGTATTGATATTCAAGCCACTGTTGCCCTTTTag GGGCTCATTCAGTGGGCCGAGTCCACTGCGTGAATCTTGTGGATAGATTATACCCAACAGTGGACCCAAGTTTAGATCCAACATATGCGGAGTACTTGAAACGTCGTTGCCCAAGCCCAAACCCGGATCCGAATGCAGTGTTATACGCAAGAAACGACCGTGAAACTCCGATGATCCTTGACAACAATTACTTCAAGAATATTCTAAAGCACAAGGGTCTTCTCCTTGTGGACGAACAGCTCACTTCTGATCCTTCTACTCTGCCTTTCGTCCAGAAAATGGCTGCCGATAACGACTACTTCCATGACCAGTTCTCTCGCGCCATACAACTCTTGTCCGAGAATAACCCACTTTCTGAAGACCTTGGCCAGATTAGAAAAGATTGCCGTTTTGTTAATAAgtga